The Hymenobacter baengnokdamensis genome includes a region encoding these proteins:
- the xylA gene encoding xylose isomerase, whose protein sequence is MANQEFFKGIDKIKYEGRDSDNHLAFKWYDESRVVAGKTMKEHLRFATAYWHTFVGTGGDPFGPGTKKFAWDAHPEIIGRAKDKMDAAFEFFTKLGTPYYCFHDIDLVEEGSSLREYESNLSTIVDYARQHQQETGVKLLWGTANVFSNPRYMNGASTNPDFAVVAHAGTQVKNAIDATIALGGENYVFWGGREGYMTLLNTDMKREQANMAKFLTMARDYARKQGFKGKFFIEPKPAEPTKHQYDFDAATVIGFLKEHGLDKDFMLNLEVNHATLAGHTFQHELQVAADADMLGSMDANRGDYQNGWDTDQFPNNLNELTESMLIILEHGGFRHGGINFDAKTRRNSTDLEDIFVAHISGMDTFARALVTADNILTKSGYRKFRTERYASFDTGHGADFAQGRLTLEDLRKIAHEHGEPTPRSGKQEWLESLINQYI, encoded by the coding sequence ATGGCTAACCAGGAATTTTTTAAAGGCATTGACAAGATAAAGTACGAAGGCCGCGACTCTGACAACCACCTGGCCTTTAAGTGGTACGACGAAAGCCGCGTGGTGGCCGGCAAAACCATGAAGGAGCATCTGCGCTTCGCTACGGCCTACTGGCACACCTTCGTGGGCACGGGCGGCGACCCGTTTGGCCCCGGCACCAAGAAGTTTGCCTGGGACGCGCACCCCGAAATTATCGGCCGCGCCAAAGACAAGATGGACGCGGCGTTTGAGTTCTTTACCAAGCTCGGCACGCCTTACTATTGCTTTCACGACATTGACCTGGTGGAGGAGGGCAGCTCGCTGCGCGAGTACGAAAGCAACCTGAGCACCATCGTGGACTATGCCCGGCAGCACCAGCAGGAGACCGGCGTGAAGCTGCTGTGGGGCACGGCCAACGTGTTCTCGAACCCGCGCTACATGAACGGCGCCAGCACCAACCCCGACTTTGCGGTGGTGGCCCACGCCGGCACCCAGGTGAAGAATGCCATCGACGCGACCATCGCGCTGGGCGGCGAAAACTACGTGTTCTGGGGTGGCCGCGAGGGCTACATGACCCTGCTCAACACCGATATGAAGCGCGAGCAGGCCAACATGGCTAAGTTCCTGACGATGGCACGCGACTACGCCCGTAAGCAGGGCTTTAAAGGCAAGTTCTTTATCGAGCCCAAGCCGGCCGAGCCCACCAAGCACCAGTATGACTTCGACGCGGCCACCGTTATCGGCTTTTTGAAGGAGCACGGCCTGGATAAAGACTTTATGCTCAACCTGGAAGTGAACCACGCCACGCTGGCCGGCCACACCTTCCAGCACGAGCTGCAAGTAGCCGCCGATGCTGATATGCTGGGCTCGATGGATGCCAACCGGGGCGACTACCAGAACGGCTGGGACACCGACCAGTTCCCGAACAACCTCAACGAGCTGACCGAGAGCATGCTCATCATCCTGGAGCACGGCGGCTTCCGGCACGGCGGCATCAACTTCGACGCCAAAACCCGCCGCAACTCGACCGACCTGGAGGATATTTTCGTGGCCCACATCTCGGGCATGGACACGTTTGCCCGCGCCCTGGTAACGGCCGATAATATCCTGACCAAGTCCGGCTACCGGAAGTTTCGCACCGAGCGCTACGCCTCGTTTGATACGGGCCACGGGGCCGATTTCGCCCAGGGCCGCCTCACGCTGGAAGACCTGCGCAAAATCGCGCACGAGCACGGCGAGCCCACGCCCCGCAGCGGCAAGCAGGAGTGGCTCGAAAGCCTCATCAACCAGTACATCTAA
- a CDS encoding xylulokinase, producing the protein MKYLLGYDIGSSSIKASLLDIATGRCVAAVTSPHTEMEIAVPQPGWAEQRPERWWQEVINATHQLRAAYGFDATLLAGIGITYQMHGLVLLDQAGRVLRPAIIWCDSRAVEIGNQAFAGLGEEFCLANFLNSPGNFTASKLKWVRENEPEIYARIHKIQLPGDYLAYQLTGQLQTTVSGLSEGIFWNFKRQAIAQELLDYYGISADLLPEVVDTFAVQGRLTAEAARALGLAAGTPISYRAGDQPNNAFSLNVLNAGEVAATGGTSGVVYGINETTTADPRSRVNSFVHVNSTREQPKNGVLMCLNGTGILNSWLRKLVGDLPYEQLNALAAQAPVGAAGLLFLPFGNGAERILENRPAAAGLHGLQFNIHSKNHILRAAQEGIVYALNYGMDIMRASGVQVQKVRAGHANMFLSPVFREAFVNCGNLTLELYDTDAAQGAARGAGIGAGIYASAAEAFTGLVRISTVEPTPALQAQYQQTYSDWQTLLARETRPAELLLA; encoded by the coding sequence ATGAAATACCTCCTCGGCTACGATATCGGTAGCTCTTCCATCAAAGCTTCGCTGCTCGACATCGCTACCGGCCGGTGCGTGGCGGCCGTGACCTCGCCCCACACCGAGATGGAAATCGCCGTGCCCCAGCCCGGCTGGGCCGAGCAGCGCCCCGAGCGCTGGTGGCAGGAAGTTATCAATGCCACCCATCAGCTCAGGGCCGCCTACGGCTTCGATGCCACGCTGCTGGCCGGTATCGGCATCACCTACCAGATGCACGGGCTGGTGCTGCTCGACCAGGCCGGCCGCGTTTTGCGCCCCGCCATTATCTGGTGCGACAGCCGCGCCGTGGAAATCGGCAACCAGGCTTTTGCCGGGCTGGGAGAGGAGTTCTGCCTGGCAAACTTCCTGAATTCGCCCGGCAACTTCACGGCTTCCAAGCTGAAGTGGGTGCGCGAGAACGAGCCGGAGATTTACGCCCGAATCCATAAGATTCAGCTGCCCGGCGATTACCTCGCCTACCAACTCACGGGCCAGCTGCAAACCACGGTTTCGGGCTTGTCGGAAGGCATATTCTGGAATTTCAAGCGGCAGGCTATTGCCCAGGAGCTGCTCGACTATTACGGCATCAGCGCCGACCTGCTGCCCGAGGTGGTCGATACCTTTGCCGTGCAGGGCCGGCTCACCGCCGAGGCCGCCCGGGCGCTGGGCCTGGCGGCGGGCACGCCTATCAGCTACCGCGCCGGCGACCAGCCCAATAATGCCTTCTCGCTCAATGTATTGAACGCGGGCGAAGTAGCCGCCACCGGCGGCACCAGCGGCGTGGTGTACGGCATCAACGAAACCACCACTGCTGACCCGCGCTCGCGCGTCAACTCGTTTGTGCACGTCAACAGCACCCGCGAGCAGCCCAAAAACGGCGTGCTGATGTGCCTCAACGGCACGGGTATTCTCAATAGCTGGCTGCGCAAACTCGTGGGCGACCTGCCCTACGAGCAGCTGAATGCGCTGGCCGCCCAGGCTCCGGTAGGGGCGGCGGGCCTGCTTTTTTTGCCCTTCGGCAACGGGGCCGAGCGCATTCTCGAAAACCGGCCGGCCGCCGCCGGGCTGCACGGCCTGCAATTTAATATACATAGTAAAAATCATATATTACGCGCCGCCCAGGAGGGTATCGTGTACGCCCTGAACTACGGCATGGACATCATGCGCGCCTCGGGCGTGCAGGTGCAGAAAGTGCGCGCCGGCCACGCCAACATGTTTCTGAGCCCGGTTTTCCGCGAGGCTTTCGTGAACTGCGGCAACCTGACGCTGGAGCTCTACGACACCGACGCGGCGCAGGGCGCGGCGCGCGGCGCGGGCATCGGGGCCGGCATTTATGCCAGTGCAGCCGAAGCATTCACTGGCTTGGTGCGCATCAGCACCGTCGAGCCCACGCCCGCCCTGCAGGCGCAGTACCAGCAGACGTACTCGGACTGGCAGACGCTGCTGGCCCGCGAAACCAGGCCGGCGGAATTGCTGCTGGCGTAA